Part of the Geobacter pickeringii genome, ACGTGGCGGGCGTGGTCGGCCCCTACACCTCGGCCTGCTCCAACGCCGTGGCCAAGCTGGCCGAGAAGTACAAGGTGCCGCTGCTGGTTCCCGCCGCCGCCAAGGAGGAGATCACCCGCCAGGGGTTCAAGTGGGTCTTCCGGATGAACGCGCCGGCGGACCAGTATGCCGCGTCGCTCATCGACGGGGCGCTCGCCATGGGTAAGCCGAAGACCGTCGCCTTTATCTATGAGAACACCGATTTCGGCACCTCCACCACCAAGACTGCCAAGGAGTACGTGGCCAAGAAGGGGATCCACGTGGTGGCCGACGAACCGTACTCCAAGGGATCGCCCGACTACCGCTCCACCCTCACCAAGATCAAGTCCAAGAACCCCGATCTAGTCTTCATGGTCTCCTACGTGGCCGACGCCATCCTGCTGATGCGTCAGGCAAAAGAGGTGGGGCTCAAGCCCCAGGCGTTCCTCGGCGGCGGCGCCGGCTTCACCACCGTCCAGTTTGCCAAGGAGAGGGAGATCTCCAACAATGTCTTCTCCTGCACCCAGTGGACCGAGGACGTGAACTGGCCCGGAGCCCGGGATTTCTTCAAGCGCTACAAGGCGAAGTTCGGCAAGGAGCCGACCTACCACGCCGCCTGCGCCTACGAGTCGATGATCATCATGGCCGAGACCGCCGCCAAGTCCGCCGGCAACCGCGACAAGACCCGCACCGCCCTCAAGGCAGGGAAATGGAGCGGCATCATGGGCGACGTGAAGTTCGAGGATTACGCCGGGTTCACCAACCAGAACAACCACCAGATGCTGGTGCAACAGCTCCAGAACGGCAGTTACGAGACGGTCTTCCCGACCAAGTTCGCCACCAAGAAGCCCATCTTCCCCTTCACGGGCTGGAAGTAACCCAGACTGACGACTGAAGGCCAGGGGTGAGAACCCGTCGGCCTTCAGTCGTCAGCCCTCAGCCTTACCGGAGTTCTCTATGATCGTTTTCCTTCAATCGCTCATAAGCGGCGTCCTGATCGGCGGCGTCTACGCCCTGATCGGCATCGGCCTGACCATAATCTTCGGCGTCATGCGGGTCATCAACTTTGCCCACGGCGAAATCCTGATGCTCGGTATGTACCTGACCTGGAACCTCTTCACCAGGCTCGGGATCGACCCGTACGTGTCGGTCCTGATCTGCATCCCGGTGATGTTCGTCTTCGGCGGCCTCCTCCAGAAGCTCTTCATCAACCGGATGCTCGGGGCGCTTCCCCAGAACCAGATCCTGCTCACCATCGGCCTCGGCCTCATCATGAGCAACACGATGATGCTGATCTACACCTCCGATTACCAGATACTCACCACCTCCTACTCGTCGAGCAGCTTCTCCCTCGGCGGGATCTCCATCTCGGAGCCGCTGGCCATCTCGTTCCTCATCACCGCGGCGATCACCGCCGTCCTCTACTGGTTCCTCATGAAGACCGACACCGGCCAGGCAATCCGGGCCACGGCCCAGGACCGGGAGGCGGCCCAGCTCATGGGGATCAACGTCCAGTGGATGTCGATCCTCGCCTTCGGCATGGGCTCGGCCCTGGCCGCCACCGCCGGCGCGCTCATCTCGCCGACGTACTACATCTTCCCTCAGGTGGGGGGGACCTTTACCCTCAAGGCATTCGTCATCACCGTCCTCGGCGGTATGGGGAGCATCGTCGGCGCCACCCTCGGCGGCATCATCATCGGCGTCGCCGAATCCATGAGCGCGGTCTACATCTCTTCCGGCTGGAAGGACGTGGTGGTCTACGTCCTCTTCCTCCTGGTCCTTCTCTTCAAGCCGTCGGGCCTGATGGGCAAATCACGCATGTAGCGGAGTCGACATACATGAGAGCGATACTGAACAGACTGAACAGCGACCGGGGCTTCTCGCCCGTCGCCATCTCCCTCTGGATCGTGGTGCTGGCGGGCCTCGCCATCTTCCCGAAATTCGTGGAGAGCCCCTACGCGCTCCACATCATGATCCTCCTCTTCCTCAGCACCATCATGGGGGAGAGCTGGAACATCCTCGGCGGGTACACGGGGCAGTACTCCGTCGGCCATGCCGCCTACTTCGGCGTCGGCGCCTACACCACCATGATGCTGATGCAGTACAAGCAGATCCCCCCCTGGATCGGGATGTGGGTCGGCGTCGCCGTGGTCGTGGTGGTGGCGCTCGTCATCGGGAGCATCTGCTTCCGGCTCCGGGGGCCGTACTTCGTTCTCGCCTCCATCGCCGTGGCGGAGGTCATGCGGCTCTGCGCCATGAACCTGAAGGAGCTCACCAACGGCGCCGAGGGAATCCTGGCGACGGAAATCCCCCCCTTCACCATCGGCGGTACGGTGGTGACCGATTTTCTCAGCAAGGTGCCCTTCTACTACATCGGCCTCGGCTTTGCGGTGGTGACGATCCTGGTGACCTGGCTCGTCCAGCATTCGAAGCTCGGCTACTACTTCCAGGCGATCCGCGAGGATCAGGACGCGGCCCACTCGTTGGGGATCAACCTCTCGTTCCACAAGAACGTGGCGCTCGTGCTCTCGGCGATCTTCACCTCCCTGGCCGGGAGCTTCTACGCCATCTACATCGGCTTCATCGATCCGCCGACGGTCCTGGCACTGGACATCTCGGTGCAGATCGTCCTCATCTGCATCATCGGCGGCATCGGCACCATCTACGGGCCGGTGGTCGGCTCCCTGGTGCTCGTCCCGCTCTCCGAGGCGCTGCGGAGCAACCTCATCGCCCAGGCGATCTTCAAGGCGGGCCTCGCCAACGAGGAATCGGGGGTCGGCGTCTTTCTCAAGGAGAACCTGGCCCACGCCCACGCCCTCATCTACGGCATCCTCGTGGTGGTGGTCATCATGTTCATGCCCGACGGGGTCCTCGGATTTTTCAGGAAACTTTTCGCTGCACGCAACAGGGGGAACGCCTGATGGGAGCCATACTGGAGATCAAGCACGTCAGCAAGTTCTTCGGCGGTCTCGCCGCCAATGCCGATGTTTCCTTCGAGATGGCCGAAGGGATGATCATGGGGCTCATCGGCCCCAACGGCGCCGGCAAGACGACCCTCTTCAACTGCATCACCGGCTATTATCCCCCCTCGCGGGGCGAGGTTCTCTTCAAGGGGATGAGGATGAACGGCCTGGAGCCGAACAGGGTCTGCCGGCTCGGCATGGCCCGCACCTGGCAGAAGGTGCGCCCCCTCGCCAAGATGTCGGTACTCGACAACGTCATGGTCGGGGCGCTCTGCCGCACCAACTCCCTCACAATTGCCCGCGAGATGGCACTGGAGCAGCTCAGGGTCGTCAGAATGGAATCCAAGGCCGATTTCCTGGCCGGGGGGCTTCCCATCGGCGAACGGAAGAAACTGGAGGTGGCCCGGGTCCTGGCCACCAAGCCGGAACTCCTCCTGCTCGACGAGGTCATGGGGGGGCTCAACCCGGCGGAGAGCGAGGAGATCATCCAGCTCATCCTCGACATCAGGAAGCGCGGCGTGACCCAGATGGTCATCGAGCACGACATGAAGGCGATCATGCGGATATCGGACCGGATTGTGGTCCTGAACTCCGGCGAAAAGCTGGCCGAAGGCTCGCCGGAGGAGATCGTCACCAACCAGGCGGTCATCGACGCTTATCTCGGCAGCGAACATTAAGGGATTCGAGGTTCTTTCATGCTCACCATACACACGCTCAACTTCAGCTATGGCGACCTCAAGGTCCTCTGGGATGTGGATCTGCAGGTGAACCAGGGAGAAATCGTCACCGTCGTCGGCTCCAACGGCGCCGGGAAATCGACCACCCTGAAAAACATCTCCCGCCTCGTCAAACCTACGTCGGGGAGCCTCACCTTTAACGGGACGGATCTCACGAAGCTCGAACCGCACCAGGTCGTGGAGCAGGGGATCGTCCAGGTCCCCGAAGGGCGGAAGATCTTCCCCGAGATGACCGTCCTGGAAAACCTCCGGATGGGCTCCTACATCAAGAGCTCCCGCGGCGACCGCGAGGCCAACATCGACCGGGCGTTCACCCTCTTCCCCCGTCTCAAGGAGCGGGCCCGACAGCTTGGCGGCACCATGAGCGGCGGCGAGCAGCAGATGCTCGCCATCGCCCGGGGACTCATGGCGAACCCGAAGCTGCTCCTCCTCGACGAGCCGTCGCTGGGGCTGGCGCCGCTCTTCGTGAAGTTCATCTTCGACATCATCACCGAGATCAACAGACAGGGGGTGACGATCCTCCTCGTGGAGCAGAACGTCTTCCAGTCCCTCAGGATCTCACATCGGGCCTACGTTCTGGAGACCGGCCGGGTAGTGCTCTCGGGCACCGGCGAGGCGCTGCTGAACGATGAACACGTGAAAAAAGCGTTCCTCGGCATGTAAGCGAAAGGAGAAACAGAAATGACCAAAGTGGGACGGTGGATGACGCAGACCCCCATCACGATCGAAAAGGACGCCACGGTCATCGAGGCGGTCCACCTCATGAAGGAGAAGAACATCCGGCGGCTGCCGATCATGGACAAGGGAAAGATCGTCGGCATCCTGACCGAGAAGATGGTGGCAGATTTCAAGCCGAGCAAGGCGACCTCCCTCGACACCTGGGAGATCCATTACATCCTCTCCAAGACCCCGGTGACCGAGGCGATGAACCCTACCCCCTACAAGGTGAAGCCCGACACCGATCTCACCGACGCCGTCAAGCTGCTCCACGACCGCAAGCTCAACGGCGTGCTCGTGGTCGACGACAGCGACAGTCTCGTGGGGATTCTCACCATCACCAACGCCCTCGAGGCCCTCATGGAGATCTGCCGCAATCCCGAGGTCTGCCGGGAGTAGCGGGAAAAGACCGTCCGAGGCCAGACAGACGAAAGGGGGCCGTCACTGACAGGCCCCCTTTGTGTTTATCGGTGCTGCTGATACTGCTCAGCGGTTAAGAAACTCCCGCCCGAAGGGTGACATTTCGCGCAACCGCTGGATCACCGGCGGCAATTCCCGAATGATGGCATCGACATCCTGGTCGGTATTGAAGCGGGAAAGCGAAAAGCGGACGGAACCATGGGCACAGGTAAAGGGAACCCCCATGGCCCGCAGGACGTGGGACGGCTCCAGCGACCCCGAGGTACAGGCGCTTCCGGACGAGGCACAGATCCCCTTCTCGGAG contains:
- a CDS encoding ABC transporter substrate-binding protein, producing MMKKLVSCVLAASFALPGLATAANVKIGVINSMTGPEAPIGENLTNGIKLAQEDLKKKGINVDLVWEDDTGKPQIAMSAMEKLATRDNVAGVVGPYTSACSNAVAKLAEKYKVPLLVPAAAKEEITRQGFKWVFRMNAPADQYAASLIDGALAMGKPKTVAFIYENTDFGTSTTKTAKEYVAKKGIHVVADEPYSKGSPDYRSTLTKIKSKNPDLVFMVSYVADAILLMRQAKEVGLKPQAFLGGGAGFTTVQFAKEREISNNVFSCTQWTEDVNWPGARDFFKRYKAKFGKEPTYHAACAYESMIIMAETAAKSAGNRDKTRTALKAGKWSGIMGDVKFEDYAGFTNQNNHQMLVQQLQNGSYETVFPTKFATKKPIFPFTGWK
- a CDS encoding branched-chain amino acid ABC transporter permease, producing the protein MIVFLQSLISGVLIGGVYALIGIGLTIIFGVMRVINFAHGEILMLGMYLTWNLFTRLGIDPYVSVLICIPVMFVFGGLLQKLFINRMLGALPQNQILLTIGLGLIMSNTMMLIYTSDYQILTTSYSSSSFSLGGISISEPLAISFLITAAITAVLYWFLMKTDTGQAIRATAQDREAAQLMGINVQWMSILAFGMGSALAATAGALISPTYYIFPQVGGTFTLKAFVITVLGGMGSIVGATLGGIIIGVAESMSAVYISSGWKDVVVYVLFLLVLLFKPSGLMGKSRM
- a CDS encoding branched-chain amino acid ABC transporter permease — encoded protein: MRAILNRLNSDRGFSPVAISLWIVVLAGLAIFPKFVESPYALHIMILLFLSTIMGESWNILGGYTGQYSVGHAAYFGVGAYTTMMLMQYKQIPPWIGMWVGVAVVVVVALVIGSICFRLRGPYFVLASIAVAEVMRLCAMNLKELTNGAEGILATEIPPFTIGGTVVTDFLSKVPFYYIGLGFAVVTILVTWLVQHSKLGYYFQAIREDQDAAHSLGINLSFHKNVALVLSAIFTSLAGSFYAIYIGFIDPPTVLALDISVQIVLICIIGGIGTIYGPVVGSLVLVPLSEALRSNLIAQAIFKAGLANEESGVGVFLKENLAHAHALIYGILVVVVIMFMPDGVLGFFRKLFAARNRGNA
- a CDS encoding ABC transporter ATP-binding protein codes for the protein MGAILEIKHVSKFFGGLAANADVSFEMAEGMIMGLIGPNGAGKTTLFNCITGYYPPSRGEVLFKGMRMNGLEPNRVCRLGMARTWQKVRPLAKMSVLDNVMVGALCRTNSLTIAREMALEQLRVVRMESKADFLAGGLPIGERKKLEVARVLATKPELLLLDEVMGGLNPAESEEIIQLILDIRKRGVTQMVIEHDMKAIMRISDRIVVLNSGEKLAEGSPEEIVTNQAVIDAYLGSEH
- a CDS encoding ABC transporter ATP-binding protein, with product MLTIHTLNFSYGDLKVLWDVDLQVNQGEIVTVVGSNGAGKSTTLKNISRLVKPTSGSLTFNGTDLTKLEPHQVVEQGIVQVPEGRKIFPEMTVLENLRMGSYIKSSRGDREANIDRAFTLFPRLKERARQLGGTMSGGEQQMLAIARGLMANPKLLLLDEPSLGLAPLFVKFIFDIITEINRQGVTILLVEQNVFQSLRISHRAYVLETGRVVLSGTGEALLNDEHVKKAFLGM
- a CDS encoding CBS domain-containing protein, coding for MTKVGRWMTQTPITIEKDATVIEAVHLMKEKNIRRLPIMDKGKIVGILTEKMVADFKPSKATSLDTWEIHYILSKTPVTEAMNPTPYKVKPDTDLTDAVKLLHDRKLNGVLVVDDSDSLVGILTITNALEALMEICRNPEVCRE